Proteins encoded in a region of the Corynebacterium genitalium ATCC 33030 genome:
- a CDS encoding DUF488 family protein codes for MRIFTVGHSNLEFEDFTEMIRAAGVESIVDVRKLPGSRKYPWFNDDHLAEHLPTRGITYSRSEGLTGRRNVSHSVPFEVNGNWRNRSFHNYADHALGEEFSDALTQLRASATETPTAIMCSEAVWWRCHRRIIADHLLAHGDEVEHIMGMGVDGAKLSKATLNDGAVIGDDLLVRYPERG; via the coding sequence ATGCGCATTTTCACTGTGGGCCACTCCAACCTCGAGTTCGAGGACTTTACCGAGATGATCAGGGCTGCTGGTGTGGAATCCATCGTGGATGTGCGCAAGCTGCCCGGGTCCAGGAAGTACCCGTGGTTCAACGACGACCACCTCGCCGAACACCTTCCCACACGCGGCATCACTTACAGCAGAAGCGAGGGCCTGACCGGGCGGCGCAACGTGTCTCACTCCGTACCGTTTGAGGTCAACGGCAACTGGCGTAACCGCAGCTTCCACAATTACGCCGACCATGCGCTTGGCGAGGAGTTCTCAGACGCGCTCACGCAGTTACGGGCGAGCGCCACCGAAACCCCCACAGCGATCATGTGCTCCGAGGCGGTGTGGTGGCGCTGCCACCGACGCATCATCGCCGACCATCTCCTCGCCCACGGCGACGAAGTTGAGCACATCATGGGGATGGGTGTGGACGGGGCAAAGTTGAGCAAGGCCACGCTCAACGACGGCGCCGTCATCGGCGACGACCTCCTCGTGCGCTACCCCGAGCGCGGCTAG
- the arfB gene encoding alternative ribosome rescue aminoacyl-tRNA hydrolase ArfB: protein MKDLTIAPGSGVPGGVVIAAADLTERFSKSSGPGGQGVNTTDSKVQLSLDVAACTSLSDAQRRRILRNLEHRLDGTVLTVAASTQRSQARNRAEARERMAALLREALVPPPPPRRKTKPTRGSVRRHREAKKRRSELKSTRRRPQIP from the coding sequence ATGAAAGATCTGACCATTGCGCCCGGCTCGGGGGTCCCCGGCGGTGTGGTCATCGCCGCCGCCGACCTGACGGAACGGTTCTCGAAGTCGTCGGGTCCGGGTGGTCAGGGCGTCAACACCACGGACAGCAAGGTGCAGCTCTCCCTCGATGTCGCTGCGTGCACATCGCTTTCCGACGCCCAACGTCGCCGCATCCTACGCAACCTCGAGCACCGCTTGGACGGCACCGTCCTCACCGTGGCCGCGTCGACCCAGCGGTCGCAGGCCCGCAACCGCGCCGAGGCTCGCGAGCGTATGGCCGCGCTGTTGCGCGAGGCGCTCGTCCCACCCCCTCCCCCGCGCCGCAAAACCAAACCGACGCGGGGCTCGGTGCGGCGACACCGCGAAGCGAAGAAGCGGCGTTCAGAGCTCAAGTCGACGCGGCGACGGCCGCAGATCCCCTAG